One Micromonospora sp. WMMD812 genomic window carries:
- a CDS encoding glycosyltransferase, with protein MVNDPSLPPLLSIVVPVYGVEAYLYQCLESIRADIPAGEADTVELIAVDDASPDRCGEMLRSYADGRSGIRTVHLTTNVGLGLARNAGLEVATGRYVWFVDSDDWLPPGTIPTVLDRLRQHEPDVLMLDHLRVHEDGRREVDASSHLLHGVSGVVRLSDQPQLLKVQHTAWNKVVRRAFMDELELRFFPGWYEDIPFSHPLLIGAEKISVLDRVCYLYRQGRQGAITSTRSGRHFDAFDQYERLMDWVRRRHPDEALQTELFQLMINHYLVVVGNDDRLHPHLRRPFFARVAEHYRRYLPSGGYPAPAGVAGLKHRLVGRNDYLAYAALRQAHRVAGRLRRPAGTPGDSAGGSGDDGGPAGDGAAEGSRNDVLAGHGAR; from the coding sequence GTGGTCAATGATCCGTCCCTGCCACCGCTGCTCAGCATCGTCGTGCCCGTGTACGGCGTCGAGGCCTACCTCTACCAGTGCCTCGAATCGATCCGGGCGGACATCCCCGCGGGCGAGGCGGACACGGTCGAGCTGATCGCGGTGGACGACGCCTCGCCGGACCGGTGCGGCGAGATGCTGCGGTCGTACGCCGACGGCCGGTCCGGGATCCGGACCGTGCACCTGACCACCAACGTGGGTCTGGGGCTGGCCCGCAACGCCGGCCTCGAGGTGGCCACCGGCCGGTACGTCTGGTTCGTCGACAGCGACGACTGGCTTCCGCCGGGGACGATCCCCACCGTTCTGGACCGGCTGCGCCAGCACGAGCCGGACGTGCTGATGCTCGACCACCTCCGGGTCCACGAGGACGGCCGGCGCGAGGTGGACGCGAGCAGCCACCTGCTGCACGGCGTCTCCGGCGTGGTCCGCCTCTCCGACCAGCCGCAACTGCTGAAGGTGCAGCACACGGCCTGGAACAAGGTGGTCCGCCGGGCCTTCATGGACGAGCTGGAGCTGCGCTTCTTCCCCGGCTGGTACGAGGACATCCCGTTCAGCCACCCGCTGCTGATCGGCGCGGAGAAGATCTCGGTGCTGGACCGGGTCTGCTACCTCTACCGCCAGGGCCGGCAGGGCGCCATCACCTCGACCCGCAGCGGGCGGCACTTCGACGCCTTCGACCAGTACGAGCGGCTGATGGACTGGGTACGCCGGCGGCACCCGGACGAGGCGCTGCAGACCGAGCTGTTCCAGCTGATGATCAACCACTACCTGGTGGTGGTGGGCAACGACGACCGGCTGCACCCGCACCTGCGGCGGCCCTTCTTCGCGCGGGTCGCCGAGCACTACCGCCGCTACCTCCCGTCCGGTGGCTACCCGGCCCCGGCCGGGGTGGCCGGCCTCAAGCACCGGCTGGTCGGGCGCAACGACTACCTCGCGTACGCTGCGCTGCGGCAGGCCCACCGGGTGGCCGGCCGGCTGCGGCGCCCGGCGGGGACTCCCGGCGACTCGGCGGGCGGGTCCGGCGACGACGGCGGGCCGGCCGGCGACGGGGCGGCCGAGGGCAGCCGGAACGACGTGCTGGCGGGCCACGGCGCCCGGTGA
- a CDS encoding acyltransferase family protein, producing the protein MTGAPTAAPPEQPARGGPRPVRLPSLTGLRWIAALLVFGFHAGTMRIIAEPDYQGVVGHVFTLGLSGVQFFFILSGFVLVWSARPGERRRDFWRRRFAKIYPNHLVLWALVLLVGLWLADPVNPGAAVQNLLLIQAWNPTPGYFYSVNTVSWSLSCEFFFYLCLPLALPFVRRARPGLLWAVVVAVPLLILALWPAQTLVPEADRWWFTQVFPLTRSLEFWMGVAAAELMRRGRWVGPRLPLATVLFVATWVVASGWIRAEFWAALLSVAYVLVIAAAADADVRGLRSPWRSRTMVWLGEVSFAFYLVHVFVMMTVLRLTGDWGGGLPGWWGPAVVLGFLLLNLLLAGVLHRYVETPMMRRLAPRRSRPTGGPGTVPLGTAGPPAGSGESATPARTPAAPADPAESGVSGRTPTDQAGPPAVPAPRGGVVTADERAAYADTR; encoded by the coding sequence ATGACGGGTGCACCCACGGCGGCGCCGCCGGAGCAGCCCGCCCGCGGTGGCCCGCGGCCCGTCCGGTTGCCCTCGCTCACCGGGCTGCGCTGGATCGCCGCGCTGCTGGTCTTCGGCTTCCACGCCGGCACGATGCGGATCATCGCCGAGCCCGACTACCAGGGCGTGGTCGGTCACGTGTTCACCCTCGGCCTCTCCGGGGTGCAGTTCTTCTTCATCCTCAGCGGGTTCGTGCTGGTCTGGTCGGCCCGGCCGGGGGAGCGGCGGCGGGACTTCTGGCGCCGCCGGTTCGCCAAGATCTACCCCAACCACCTCGTGCTCTGGGCGCTCGTCCTGCTGGTCGGTCTCTGGTTGGCCGATCCGGTGAACCCCGGCGCCGCGGTGCAGAACCTGCTGCTCATCCAGGCGTGGAACCCGACGCCCGGCTACTTCTACAGCGTCAACACGGTCAGCTGGTCGCTCTCCTGCGAGTTCTTCTTCTACCTCTGCCTTCCGCTGGCGCTGCCGTTCGTGCGCCGGGCCCGCCCCGGGCTGCTCTGGGCCGTGGTGGTCGCCGTGCCGCTGCTGATCCTGGCGCTCTGGCCGGCCCAGACACTGGTCCCCGAGGCCGACCGCTGGTGGTTCACCCAGGTCTTCCCGCTGACGCGGTCGCTGGAGTTCTGGATGGGCGTGGCCGCCGCCGAGCTGATGCGCCGCGGCCGCTGGGTTGGACCGCGGCTCCCGCTCGCCACCGTCCTCTTCGTCGCCACCTGGGTCGTCGCCTCCGGCTGGATCCGCGCCGAGTTCTGGGCCGCGCTGCTGTCCGTCGCGTACGTCCTGGTCATCGCCGCGGCGGCCGACGCCGACGTACGTGGCCTGCGCTCGCCGTGGCGGTCCCGGACGATGGTCTGGCTCGGCGAGGTGTCGTTCGCCTTCTACCTGGTGCACGTCTTCGTCATGATGACCGTGCTGCGGCTGACCGGTGACTGGGGCGGCGGCCTGCCCGGGTGGTGGGGTCCCGCCGTCGTCCTCGGGTTCCTGCTGCTGAACCTGCTGCTCGCCGGAGTGTTGCACCGCTACGTCGAGACGCCGATGATGCGCCGGCTCGCGCCACGCCGGTCCCGCCCGACCGGCGGGCCGGGCACGGTCCCGCTCGGCACGGCCGGGCCGCCCGCCGGCTCCGGCGAGTCGGCCACGCCGGCCCGGACGCCGGCCGCGCCCGCCGATCCGGCCGAGTCGGGGGTGTCGGGCCGGACGCCCACCGACCAGGCCGGCCCGCCCGCCGTGCCGGCCCCTCGCGGGGGAGTCGTCACAGCCGACGAACGGGCGGCGTACGCCGACACGCGCTGA
- a CDS encoding C39 family peptidase, with amino-acid sequence MEDLVKHTLKRQLRRLATQRPFQVVAASAAALVIASSTGALLSTADDAPATQQASAAVAELRSDTVASRGQERTTPSASGSPSTSAPSSSASPAAKKAADPDLTRKPEPPKPPASKILDYDYQAQTTYFYCGPAATRNALSAAGVDRSQDDLAAQLGTTEMGTNSAEDTTRVLNAVVKGNPYRTRMFPNAPSPAQMDQLQADVVNAITDGRGVVANIVGDATDTNGGWHSFSGGHYIAVVGYRDNGRTVKIADSANPALPSYWITTIDLANWMTSRGYSA; translated from the coding sequence GTGGAGGATCTTGTGAAGCACACCCTGAAGCGCCAGCTTCGCCGTCTCGCCACCCAGCGTCCGTTCCAGGTCGTCGCGGCGTCCGCCGCGGCGCTGGTGATCGCGTCCAGCACCGGCGCGCTGCTCAGCACCGCCGACGACGCGCCCGCCACCCAGCAGGCCTCGGCCGCCGTCGCCGAGCTGCGCAGCGACACCGTCGCCTCCCGCGGCCAGGAGCGCACCACCCCCTCGGCCAGCGGCTCCCCGTCGACCAGCGCCCCGTCGTCGAGCGCGTCGCCCGCCGCGAAGAAGGCCGCCGACCCGGACCTGACCCGCAAGCCGGAGCCGCCGAAGCCGCCGGCCAGCAAGATCCTGGACTACGACTACCAGGCGCAGACGACCTACTTCTACTGCGGCCCGGCCGCCACCCGTAACGCGCTCAGCGCCGCCGGCGTCGACCGGAGCCAGGACGACCTGGCCGCCCAGCTCGGCACCACCGAGATGGGCACCAACTCCGCCGAGGACACCACCCGCGTGTTGAACGCCGTCGTCAAGGGCAACCCGTACCGGACCCGGATGTTCCCGAACGCGCCGAGCCCGGCCCAGATGGACCAGCTCCAGGCCGACGTGGTCAACGCGATCACCGACGGGCGCGGCGTGGTCGCGAACATCGTCGGCGACGCCACCGACACCAACGGTGGCTGGCACTCCTTCTCGGGCGGGCACTACATCGCCGTGGTCGGCTACCGGGACAACGGCCGGACCGTCAAGATCGCCGACTCGGCGAACCCGGCGCTCCCGTCGTACTGGATCACCACCATCGACCTGGCGAACTGGATGACCAGCCGCGGCTACTCCGCCTGA
- the pseI gene encoding pseudaminic acid synthase gives MTATMKIGPHAVGAGERPFVVAEMSGNHNGDLDRALAIVDAVAASGAHALKLQTYRPDTITIDVDTPAFRISGGHELWGGENLYRLYEKAHTPYEFHEPIFERARRHGLTVFSSPFDATAVELLESLDAPAYKIASSELVDLPLIRLVASTGKPMVISTGMATMAEIDAAVRTAREGGAGGIVLLACTASYPAPPQDSNLRRIPVLAGAFGVPVGLSDHTPGIGVPVASVALGACFIEKHVTLDRADGGVDSDFSLNPDELAALVVESERAYAALGGTVVGPTPAEREGLRFRRSLFVVEDVRAGDPVTERNVRSIRPAGGLPPVEIDRVLGRTFATDVPRGTPLSWDLI, from the coding sequence ATGACGGCGACAATGAAGATCGGACCGCACGCGGTCGGTGCCGGGGAGCGACCCTTCGTGGTCGCCGAGATGTCCGGTAACCACAACGGCGACCTGGACCGGGCGCTGGCCATCGTCGACGCCGTGGCGGCGAGCGGCGCGCACGCGCTCAAGCTCCAGACGTACCGGCCGGACACGATCACCATCGACGTCGACACCCCCGCGTTCCGCATCTCCGGCGGGCACGAGCTATGGGGCGGGGAGAACCTCTACCGGCTCTACGAGAAGGCGCACACCCCGTACGAGTTCCACGAGCCGATCTTCGAGCGGGCCCGGCGGCACGGCCTGACCGTGTTCTCCTCCCCCTTCGACGCGACGGCGGTGGAGCTGCTCGAGTCGCTGGACGCGCCGGCGTACAAGATCGCCTCGTCGGAGCTGGTCGACCTGCCGTTGATCCGCCTCGTCGCGAGCACCGGCAAACCCATGGTGATCTCCACCGGAATGGCCACCATGGCCGAGATCGACGCCGCGGTGCGCACCGCCCGCGAGGGGGGCGCCGGCGGCATCGTGCTGCTCGCCTGCACCGCGTCCTACCCGGCGCCGCCGCAGGACAGCAACCTGCGCCGGATCCCCGTGCTCGCGGGCGCGTTCGGCGTGCCGGTGGGGCTCTCCGACCACACCCCCGGCATCGGGGTGCCGGTCGCGTCGGTGGCGCTTGGCGCCTGCTTCATCGAGAAGCACGTGACGTTGGACCGCGCCGACGGGGGCGTCGACTCGGACTTCTCCCTCAACCCGGACGAGCTGGCGGCGCTGGTGGTCGAGTCCGAGCGGGCGTACGCGGCGCTCGGCGGCACCGTGGTCGGCCCGACCCCGGCCGAGCGGGAGGGGCTGCGCTTCCGCCGTTCGCTCTTCGTGGTCGAGGACGTGCGGGCCGGTGACCCGGTGACCGAGCGCAACGTCCGGTCGATCCGGCCGGCGGGCGGCCTGCCTCCGGTCGAGATCGACCGGGTCCTCGGTCGCACCTTCGCCACCGACGTCCCGCGCGGCACCCCGCTGAGCTGGGACCTGATCTGA
- a CDS encoding polysaccharide pyruvyl transferase family protein, with translation MHQRILMRAKKGPFDVYSPEEAFEHNWIGENNGNLVFSHAAHKLLRTATADITSTEFKIDLRDADKINERYDVYVIPLANAFRRSYAHRIVTMTKLIERLKIPVVVLGVGVQTDVKGDREYLRPIDDVVSRFVRAVLDRSHTIGVRGEITESYLRTLGFSAVDVIGCPSMFLHGDSLRVEKRKDTLEPHDRVALTISPYVKSMAKIVTAHHARYPNLRYLPQDLKTLGTLLYGDAPEDRGKTSAIPIHTSHPLFVEDKVRMFLDPWTWMDYLAGFDFAFGTRIHGTITALIAGTPGYLFAHDSRTLELARYFDIPHRIMKDVPADVDAADLYAEADYTALNNGHKARFETMLAFLAKHDLGHAFADGDSATRFDEQVHATTFPPAVRPAAASGADVLLERVRWLRDRNQDLRTEVETLEQQRLRARVKRAVGGPVRRILNR, from the coding sequence ATGCACCAGCGGATCCTCATGCGGGCCAAAAAGGGCCCCTTCGACGTCTACTCGCCGGAGGAGGCCTTCGAGCACAACTGGATCGGCGAGAACAACGGCAACCTGGTGTTCAGCCACGCCGCGCACAAACTGCTGCGGACCGCCACGGCGGACATCACCTCGACCGAGTTCAAGATCGACCTGCGGGACGCCGACAAGATCAACGAGCGGTACGACGTGTACGTCATCCCGCTCGCCAACGCGTTCCGGCGCAGCTACGCGCACCGCATCGTCACCATGACGAAGCTGATCGAGCGGCTGAAGATCCCGGTGGTGGTGCTCGGGGTGGGCGTACAGACCGACGTCAAGGGCGACCGGGAGTACCTGCGCCCGATCGACGACGTCGTCAGCCGCTTCGTCCGGGCGGTCCTGGACCGCTCGCACACCATCGGCGTACGGGGCGAGATCACCGAGAGCTACCTGCGCACCCTGGGCTTCTCCGCGGTCGACGTGATCGGCTGCCCGTCGATGTTCCTGCACGGCGACAGCCTGCGGGTGGAGAAGCGCAAGGACACGCTGGAGCCGCACGACCGCGTCGCGCTGACCATCTCGCCGTACGTGAAGTCGATGGCGAAGATCGTCACCGCCCACCACGCGCGGTACCCGAACCTGCGCTACCTCCCGCAGGACCTGAAGACCCTCGGCACCCTGCTCTACGGCGACGCGCCGGAGGACCGGGGCAAGACCAGCGCCATCCCGATCCACACCTCGCATCCCCTCTTCGTCGAGGACAAGGTGCGCATGTTCCTGGACCCGTGGACGTGGATGGACTACCTCGCCGGGTTCGACTTCGCCTTCGGCACCCGGATCCACGGCACCATCACGGCGCTGATCGCCGGCACACCCGGCTACCTGTTCGCGCACGACTCGCGCACCCTGGAACTGGCCCGGTACTTCGACATCCCGCACCGGATCATGAAGGACGTGCCGGCCGACGTCGACGCCGCCGACCTGTACGCCGAGGCGGACTACACGGCGTTGAACAACGGGCACAAGGCCCGGTTCGAGACCATGCTGGCCTTCCTCGCCAAGCACGACCTGGGCCACGCCTTCGCCGACGGCGACAGCGCCACCCGCTTCGACGAGCAGGTGCACGCCACCACGTTCCCGCCCGCCGTGCGCCCGGCCGCCGCGAGCGGCGCCGACGTGCTGCTGGAGCGGGTGCGGTGGCTGCGCGACCGCAACCAGGACCTGCGGACCGAGGTCGAGACCCTCGAGCAGCAGCGACTGCGCGCCCGGGTCAAGCGGGCGGTCGGCGGACCGGTCCGCCGCATCCTCAATCGTTAA